A window of the Roseburia sp. 831b genome harbors these coding sequences:
- a CDS encoding SigB/SigF/SigG family RNA polymerase sigma factor, whose protein sequence is MEEMARRMEKAHRGDKVARDSLVTENLGLVHAVIRRFENRGHDREELFQIGCIGLMKSVDKFDTSLGLAFSTYAVPMIMGEIRRFLRDDGMVKVSRSLKENGYKIRKAKDILGTELGREPTLLEIAALTELSTEDVVLALEANSQVESIYRPLFQSDGEELLLIDQLNGAQGMYEVHGGKSEQEQLLNEILIGQLLESLEKRERQLIQYRYFENLTQTEVARRLDMNQVQVSRLEKKILRKLRIELQK, encoded by the coding sequence ATGGAAGAAATGGCCAGACGAATGGAAAAAGCGCACAGAGGGGATAAGGTGGCAAGAGACAGTCTTGTCACGGAAAATTTAGGGCTGGTGCATGCCGTGATTCGCAGATTTGAAAACAGAGGACATGACAGGGAAGAACTTTTTCAGATTGGGTGCATTGGCCTGATGAAGTCGGTTGATAAGTTTGACACCTCGCTTGGGCTGGCATTTTCGACCTATGCGGTTCCGATGATTATGGGGGAAATCCGTCGTTTCCTGCGGGATGACGGTATGGTAAAAGTCAGCCGGAGCCTGAAAGAAAATGGCTATAAAATAAGAAAGGCGAAAGACATTTTAGGGACAGAGCTTGGAAGGGAGCCGACACTTTTGGAGATTGCGGCACTGACGGAACTCTCAACCGAAGATGTGGTGCTTGCACTAGAGGCAAATTCACAGGTAGAATCCATTTACCGGCCTCTGTTCCAGTCCGACGGGGAGGAATTGCTTTTGATTGACCAGTTAAACGGGGCACAGGGCATGTATGAGGTGCACGGCGGCAAGAGCGAGCAGGAGCAGTTGTTAAATGAAATCCTGATTGGTCAGCTGCTAGAGTCCTTAGAGAAGCGGGAACGTCAGCTGATACAGTATCGCTATTTTGAAAACCTGACGCAGACAGAGGTGGCGCGCCGGCTGGATATGAATCAGGTTCAGGTTTCCAGACTGGAAAAAAAGATTTTACGGAAACTGCGAATAGAACTACAAAAGTAG
- a CDS encoding tetratricopeptide repeat protein, whose protein sequence is MKCFNCGTKLGKENVCPNCGVNVKVYKKIIMASNAHYNEGLAKANVRDLSGAIDSLKLSLRFNKMNTNARNLLGLVYFEMGEVVDALSEWVISKNFQPKDNDASRYLEEIQQNQARLDSVNQTIKKYNQALLYCRQESRDLAIIQLKKVISLNPKMVKAHQLLALLYIQNENYEQAKKYLRNAGKIDANNTITLRYLKEANAGIRETKPSKKKQDDLVSYQSGNDTIIQPTHFKDTSAMTTIINMVIGVAIGVAITCFLIVPGVKHTIQNNAKQEVKTANDTISDRNQTISSLEDQIDELNNKVKKAENGQEDNDNKITSYEQLLLAYSKYIQNDVEAAGTAMENVNADYLDADSKAVYDEINEKVNAEYIATMYAEGYQAYNSQNYQDAATDLQKVVDIDENYQDGNALYYLAQSYRKNEDIEKATQYYQKMVELYPNTERAANSQNYLDEFQNQTAE, encoded by the coding sequence ATGAAATGTTTTAATTGTGGAACCAAGCTTGGCAAGGAGAATGTCTGCCCAAATTGTGGTGTAAATGTAAAAGTATACAAGAAGATTATCATGGCGTCGAATGCCCACTATAACGAAGGATTGGCGAAAGCAAATGTAAGAGACCTTTCCGGTGCGATTGACAGCTTAAAATTAAGTCTTCGTTTTAATAAGATGAATACCAATGCAAGAAACTTGTTAGGTCTTGTTTATTTTGAGATGGGAGAAGTTGTAGATGCGTTATCCGAATGGGTCATCAGCAAGAATTTCCAGCCAAAAGATAACGATGCGAGCCGTTATTTAGAGGAGATTCAGCAGAATCAGGCAAGGTTAGATTCCGTCAACCAGACGATTAAAAAATACAATCAGGCGTTGCTTTACTGCAGACAGGAGAGCAGGGATCTTGCGATTATCCAGTTGAAGAAAGTAATTTCCCTGAATCCGAAGATGGTAAAGGCACATCAGCTTTTAGCATTGCTTTATATTCAGAACGAGAATTACGAGCAGGCAAAGAAATACCTTCGCAATGCAGGAAAGATTGATGCAAATAACACCATCACACTCCGCTATCTGAAAGAAGCAAATGCAGGTATCCGTGAGACAAAACCAAGCAAAAAGAAGCAGGATGACCTCGTATCATATCAGAGTGGTAACGATACCATTATCCAGCCAACACATTTTAAAGATACCTCTGCAATGACCACCATTATCAATATGGTAATCGGAGTTGCCATTGGTGTCGCGATTACCTGTTTTTTGATTGTACCGGGTGTAAAACATACCATTCAAAACAATGCCAAGCAGGAAGTAAAAACTGCAAATGACACCATTTCAGACCGCAACCAGACCATCTCTTCCCTGGAAGATCAGATTGATGAGTTAAACAACAAGGTGAAGAAGGCAGAGAACGGTCAGGAAGATAACGATAATAAGATTACAAGTTATGAGCAGCTGTTGTTAGCATATTCCAAATATATCCAGAATGATGTGGAAGCTGCAGGAACAGCAATGGAGAATGTAAATGCAGATTACTTAGATGCCGACAGCAAGGCAGTCTATGATGAAATCAATGAAAAAGTAAATGCAGAGTACATTGCAACGATGTATGCAGAAGGATATCAGGCATACAACAGTCAGAACTATCAGGATGCAGCAACAGATTTACAGAAGGTAGTGGATATCGACGAAAATTACCAGGATGGAAATGCCCTGTATTATCTGGCGCAGTCCTATCGTAAGAACGAAGATATTGAGAAGGCGACCCAGTATTATCAGAAGATGGTAGAGCTTTATCCAAATACAGAGCGTGCTGCAAATTCACAGAATTACCTGGATGAATTCCAGAATCAGACAGCAGAATAG
- a CDS encoding TetR/AcrR family transcriptional regulator, with protein sequence MTMEGEKLPEKVILMYDAVIGMLEDGIDLNRMKVIDITKRAGIGKGTAYEYVSSKEELIVGALLYDIQKQFERIIGAITAIDGFQPKVERILDWILDNFRECKTFALFARIGMGTYDISEHLKNEMRKARAKECCVTSILEQVVDEIMECGVKEGILKPAKKELQRMAFGSQILIFSMYLADLEHRKQSELSMEEVKRFTYESIVKALN encoded by the coding sequence ATGACAATGGAGGGCGAAAAACTTCCGGAAAAAGTCATTTTGATGTATGATGCGGTCATCGGGATGTTAGAAGATGGAATCGACTTAAATCGGATGAAGGTCATCGACATTACAAAGCGTGCCGGAATTGGAAAAGGAACGGCGTATGAGTATGTTTCTTCCAAGGAAGAACTGATTGTAGGGGCACTTTTATACGATATCCAAAAGCAGTTTGAGCGGATTATAGGCGCCATTACGGCCATAGACGGATTTCAGCCAAAAGTAGAGCGGATCTTAGACTGGATTCTCGATAACTTCAGGGAATGTAAGACGTTTGCACTGTTTGCACGAATCGGAATGGGAACCTATGATATCTCGGAACATCTGAAAAATGAGATGCGAAAAGCGCGCGCAAAGGAGTGCTGCGTTACCAGCATACTAGAACAGGTCGTGGATGAAATCATGGAGTGCGGTGTAAAAGAAGGAATTTTAAAACCTGCCAAAAAGGAGTTGCAGCGCATGGCATTCGGCTCCCAGATTTTGATTTTCAGTATGTATCTGGCGGATTTAGAGCATCGGAAGCAAAGTGAACTTTCTATGGAAGAGGTAAAACGTTTTACCTATGAGAGCATTGTAAAAGCATTAAATTAA
- a CDS encoding valine--tRNA ligase produces MSKELAKTYDPKGIEGRLYEKWEQNGYFHAEVDRSKKPFTIVMPPPNITGQLHMGHALDNTMQDILIRYKKMQGYNALWQPGTDHAAIATEVKVIQNLKKQGIDKHDLGREGFLEKCYEWKDEYGNRIINQLKKMGSAADWERERFTMDKGCSDAVQEVFIKLYEKGLIYKGSRIVNWCPICKTSISDAEVEHEEQDGFFWHINYPVVGEEGRFVEIATTRPETLFGDTAVAVNPDDERYQDIIGKTLKLPMTDREIPVIADAYVDKEFGTGCVKITPAHDPNDFEVGKRHNLEEIVVINDDATMNALAGKYEGMDRYECRKALVADLEKEGLLVKVVPHSHNVGTHDRCGTTVEPMVKQQWFVKMDELIKPAVEAVKNGDIQLLPKRMEKTYFNWTDNIRDWCISRQLWWGHRIPAYYCPDCGEMVVAKEAPHKCPKCGCDHMEQDPDTLDTWFSSALWPFSTLGWPEKTEDLDYFFPTDVLVTGYDIIFFWVIRMIFSSYEQTGKAPFHTVLFHGLVRDSQGRKMSKSLGNGIDPLEVIDKYGADALRLTLITGNAPGNDMRFYWERVEASRNFANKVWNASRFIMMNLEDAAIETPSYDELKPADKWILSKVNTLAKDVTENMDKYEMGIAVQKVYDFIWDEFCDWYIEITKVRTYNKEKDPKSANAAFWTLKTVLTEGLKLLHPFMPFITEEIFCTLHPEEETIMLAKWPEYKDEWNFAAEEEMIEHCKDLVKGVRNVRTEMDVPPSRKAKMFVVSDDAALRETFEITKEVYMNLASASEAAVQADKAGIGEDAVSVVIPGATIYLPLEDLVDFEKEKERLLKEQARLEKELARSKGMLSNEKFLSKAPEAKVNEEKEKLAGYEKMMEQVKERLAQMK; encoded by the coding sequence ATGAGCAAAGAATTAGCAAAGACTTATGACCCGAAGGGCATTGAAGGCCGCTTATATGAAAAGTGGGAACAGAATGGATATTTTCATGCAGAAGTAGATAGAAGCAAGAAACCTTTTACCATTGTGATGCCACCTCCAAACATTACAGGACAGCTTCACATGGGACACGCATTGGATAACACAATGCAGGATATTTTAATCCGTTACAAGAAAATGCAAGGTTACAATGCACTCTGGCAGCCTGGTACTGACCATGCAGCAATTGCGACAGAGGTAAAAGTTATCCAGAATTTAAAGAAACAGGGCATTGACAAGCATGACCTTGGACGTGAAGGTTTCCTGGAGAAATGTTATGAATGGAAGGATGAATACGGCAACCGTATCATCAACCAGTTAAAGAAAATGGGTTCCGCTGCCGACTGGGAGAGAGAACGTTTTACCATGGATAAAGGCTGTTCCGATGCAGTACAGGAAGTTTTCATCAAGTTATATGAAAAAGGATTGATTTACAAAGGTAGTCGAATTGTAAACTGGTGTCCAATCTGTAAAACCTCCATTTCCGATGCTGAGGTTGAGCACGAAGAGCAGGATGGATTTTTCTGGCACATCAATTATCCGGTTGTAGGCGAGGAAGGCAGATTTGTGGAAATCGCAACCACACGTCCTGAGACTCTGTTTGGTGATACAGCCGTTGCTGTTAACCCGGATGACGAAAGATATCAGGATATTATTGGAAAGACATTGAAACTTCCAATGACAGACCGTGAAATTCCGGTAATTGCAGATGCTTATGTCGATAAAGAATTTGGTACCGGCTGTGTAAAAATCACACCGGCACATGACCCGAACGACTTTGAGGTTGGAAAACGTCATAACTTAGAAGAAATCGTTGTTATCAATGATGATGCGACCATGAATGCTTTGGCTGGAAAATACGAAGGTATGGACCGCTACGAATGTAGAAAAGCACTTGTTGCAGATTTGGAAAAAGAAGGACTTCTTGTAAAAGTTGTGCCACATTCCCATAACGTAGGTACACATGACCGCTGTGGTACGACCGTAGAGCCAATGGTAAAACAGCAGTGGTTTGTAAAAATGGATGAACTCATCAAACCAGCCGTAGAAGCCGTAAAAAATGGTGACATCCAGCTTCTTCCAAAACGTATGGAAAAAACATACTTCAACTGGACAGACAACATCCGTGACTGGTGTATTTCCCGTCAGTTATGGTGGGGACACAGAATCCCGGCTTACTACTGCCCGGATTGCGGTGAGATGGTAGTTGCAAAAGAAGCACCACACAAGTGTCCGAAATGTGGATGTGACCACATGGAGCAGGACCCGGATACCTTGGATACCTGGTTCTCATCCGCACTCTGGCCATTCTCTACACTCGGCTGGCCGGAAAAAACAGAAGATTTGGATTATTTCTTCCCGACAGATGTCCTTGTAACCGGATATGATATTATCTTCTTCTGGGTAATCCGTATGATTTTCTCAAGTTACGAGCAGACCGGAAAAGCACCATTCCACACCGTATTGTTCCACGGACTGGTTCGTGATTCCCAGGGACGTAAGATGAGTAAATCCTTAGGAAACGGTATCGACCCATTGGAGGTTATTGATAAATACGGCGCTGATGCACTTCGTCTGACTTTGATTACCGGTAATGCACCTGGAAACGATATGCGTTTCTACTGGGAGAGAGTAGAAGCTTCCCGTAACTTTGCAAACAAAGTATGGAATGCTTCCCGTTTCATCATGATGAACCTTGAGGACGCTGCGATTGAGACACCATCTTACGATGAGTTAAAACCTGCAGATAAATGGATTCTCTCAAAAGTCAACACACTTGCAAAAGATGTGACAGAGAACATGGATAAATACGAGATGGGTATCGCAGTACAGAAAGTTTACGATTTCATCTGGGATGAATTCTGTGACTGGTACATCGAGATTACCAAAGTCCGTACTTACAACAAAGAAAAAGATCCAAAATCCGCAAATGCAGCATTCTGGACTTTAAAGACAGTATTGACAGAGGGATTAAAGCTGTTGCATCCATTCATGCCATTTATCACAGAAGAGATTTTCTGTACCCTTCATCCGGAAGAGGAAACAATTATGTTAGCAAAATGGCCGGAATACAAAGATGAGTGGAATTTTGCAGCAGAAGAAGAAATGATTGAGCATTGCAAAGACCTTGTAAAAGGTGTTCGTAATGTCCGCACCGAGATGGATGTTCCACCATCAAGAAAAGCAAAGATGTTTGTAGTTTCTGATGATGCCGCTTTAAGAGAGACATTTGAGATAACAAAAGAAGTATACATGAATCTTGCATCTGCCAGCGAAGCAGCCGTACAGGCAGACAAAGCCGGAATCGGTGAAGATGCAGTATCCGTTGTGATTCCTGGCGCAACCATCTACCTTCCATTAGAAGATCTGGTTGATTTTGAAAAAGAAAAAGAACGTCTCTTAAAAGAACAGGCACGTCTGGAAAAAGAGCTGGCACGTTCTAAGGGAATGCTTTCAAATGAAAAATTCTTAAGCAAAGCACCGGAAGCAAAAGTAAATGAAGAAAAAGAAAAACTTGCCGGATATGAAAAAATGATGGAACAGGTCAAAGAAAGACTTGCACAAATGAAATAA
- a CDS encoding STAS domain-containing protein, whose amino-acid sequence MECKYELKGGNLTIRMPKELDHHCASQIQVEADLLLQSYLVKRLVFDFSETEFMDSSGIGVIIGRYQNLRYAGGEVVASHLNARMSKIFVISGLHKIVKIEKEEDGSESGDEK is encoded by the coding sequence ATGGAATGTAAGTATGAACTAAAGGGGGGCAATCTCACGATTCGGATGCCAAAGGAGCTAGACCATCACTGTGCATCCCAGATTCAGGTGGAGGCAGATTTACTTTTACAATCGTACCTGGTGAAGCGGCTGGTCTTTGATTTTTCTGAGACAGAGTTTATGGACAGCTCCGGTATAGGGGTGATTATTGGCAGATATCAAAATCTGCGTTACGCGGGAGGGGAAGTCGTGGCAAGTCATCTGAATGCCAGAATGAGCAAGATTTTTGTGATATCAGGTTTACATAAAATTGTCAAAATAGAAAAGGAAGAGGATGGAAGCGAGAGTGGAGATGAAAAATAA
- a CDS encoding DUF342 domain-containing protein produces the protein MGDEKTEVRISSDEMEAYITLHEDAETEYGLKSILESLEKAGVRAGIDEQKIQSVIDRQIYDREVVIAKGVPAKDGKEGYFDYNFDCNFDNKPKILPDGSVDYWSIHNIETVVEGQVIAVYHPATMGENGFTVKGKTLIGKKGRELPPLKGKGFERSEDNVTYTATLTGKIEKQGERIAVLPVYEIFGNAELVNGVIDFKGDLIIHGGVEAGMKISATGNITIDGVVEPSEITARKNVILRSGMLGGSIVAKGDLSAKFLENVNARIDGNIEADVFMNSDISCRGKVHLNGTRGRIIGGQTYGVEGIIASDIGNSAEIKTNVAVGMDLESAEKIRELEKRIQENEDYSVKIELGLAKFAEMERTQGVSMREDPRRVALLREKVKCSATLATDQSQLKVLKRESELSKGAFVRVFRNLYPGVCVCIDETRIYNRQQQECVDVIRRGDKIVLCRIEEDAVS, from the coding sequence ATGGGAGACGAGAAAACAGAAGTTAGAATCTCTTCTGATGAGATGGAAGCATATATAACATTACATGAAGATGCTGAAACAGAATATGGTCTAAAGTCTATTTTGGAGTCGCTCGAGAAGGCGGGAGTAAGAGCTGGAATTGATGAGCAGAAGATACAAAGTGTGATTGATAGACAGATATACGATCGAGAGGTTGTAATTGCAAAGGGCGTTCCTGCAAAAGATGGCAAGGAAGGCTATTTCGATTACAATTTTGATTGTAATTTTGACAATAAACCGAAGATATTGCCGGACGGCAGTGTAGATTACTGGAGCATTCATAACATTGAGACTGTCGTGGAGGGACAGGTGATTGCAGTGTATCACCCGGCAACAATGGGTGAGAATGGCTTTACCGTCAAAGGAAAGACGTTGATTGGAAAGAAGGGACGTGAGCTTCCTCCGTTAAAAGGAAAGGGATTTGAGCGGAGCGAGGATAACGTGACCTACACCGCAACCTTGACCGGCAAGATTGAAAAACAGGGAGAGCGTATTGCCGTTCTTCCGGTTTATGAGATTTTTGGAAATGCAGAGCTGGTGAACGGAGTCATTGATTTTAAAGGGGATTTGATTATCCATGGTGGTGTGGAGGCAGGAATGAAGATTTCTGCAACCGGGAATATCACAATTGATGGAGTCGTAGAACCAAGTGAGATAACCGCGCGGAAGAACGTCATTTTGCGAAGTGGAATGCTAGGAGGTTCCATTGTTGCAAAAGGAGATTTGAGTGCCAAGTTCTTAGAAAATGTTAATGCCAGAATAGATGGGAATATTGAAGCCGATGTTTTTATGAATTCTGACATCAGCTGCCGTGGCAAGGTACATCTGAATGGAACGCGTGGAAGAATTATTGGCGGACAGACTTATGGTGTGGAAGGCATTATTGCATCCGACATTGGAAATTCCGCAGAGATAAAGACGAATGTGGCAGTCGGAATGGATTTGGAATCCGCGGAGAAGATTCGTGAACTGGAGAAGAGAATCCAGGAGAACGAAGATTATTCGGTTAAGATTGAATTAGGATTAGCAAAATTCGCGGAGATGGAGAGAACACAGGGAGTCAGTATGAGAGAGGACCCTAGAAGAGTTGCGCTTTTGCGTGAAAAAGTAAAATGCAGTGCGACGCTTGCAACCGACCAGAGCCAGCTTAAGGTATTAAAGCGTGAGTCGGAGCTTTCAAAAGGGGCATTTGTCCGTGTGTTCCGGAATTTATATCCGGGGGTTTGCGTCTGCATTGATGAGACGAGAATCTACAACAGACAGCAGCAGGAATGTGTGGATGTCATCCGCAGGGGCGATAAAATCGTTTTGTGCCGTATCGAGGAGGATGCGGTCAGTTAA
- the spoIIAB gene encoding anti-sigma F factor yields the protein MKNKNEMSLEFDALSVNEAFARTVVAAFVAQLNPTLDELSDVKTAVSEAVTNSIIHGYEMEPGKIVLSCQTKENEVQIVVEDSGKGIEDVEKAKEPFFSTKPELERSGMGFAFMEAFMDEVEVFSKKGQGTKVTMRKKIGQALSGEASF from the coding sequence ATGAAAAATAAGAATGAAATGAGTCTGGAGTTTGATGCGTTATCCGTGAACGAAGCATTTGCAAGAACAGTTGTGGCAGCATTTGTGGCACAGTTAAATCCAACTTTGGACGAGCTTTCCGATGTTAAGACGGCGGTGTCGGAGGCAGTTACCAACAGCATTATTCACGGCTATGAAATGGAGCCTGGAAAAATCGTACTTTCCTGTCAGACGAAGGAAAATGAAGTCCAGATTGTTGTGGAAGATTCTGGCAAGGGAATCGAGGATGTGGAAAAGGCGAAGGAGCCTTTTTTTTCGACAAAACCGGAACTGGAGCGCTCTGGAATGGGCTTCGCATTTATGGAGGCGTTCATGGATGAGGTCGAGGTCTTCTCGAAGAAAGGTCAGGGAACGAAGGTAACCATGCGAAAAAAAATAGGACAGGCACTGTCAGGCGAGGCATCGTTTTAA